The proteins below are encoded in one region of Cololabis saira isolate AMF1-May2022 chromosome 11, fColSai1.1, whole genome shotgun sequence:
- the rpl37 gene encoding 60S ribosomal protein L37, protein MTKGTSSFGKRRNKTHTLCRRCGSKAYHLQKSSCGKCGYPEKRKRKYNWSAKAKRRNTTGTGRLRHLKVVYRRFRNGFREGTTPKPRRAAVAASSSS, encoded by the exons ATG ACGAAGGGAACATCATCTTTCGGCAAGCGCCGCAACAAGACGCACACCTTGTGCCGTCGCTGCGGCTCCAAGGCTTATCACCTGCAGAAGTCCAGCTGCGGCAAGTGTGGCTACCCCGAGAAGCGCAAGAGGAAGT ACAACTGGAGTGCTAAAGCCAAGAGGAGGAACACCACTGGCACTGGCCGTCTGAGACACCTGAAGGTCGTCTACCGCAGATTCAG AAATGGATTCCGGGAAGGCACCACCCCCAAACCCAGACGCGCCGCAGTGGCTGCTTCCAGCTCATCCTAA